Genomic window (Magnolia sinica isolate HGM2019 chromosome 6, MsV1, whole genome shotgun sequence):
TTTATTTTGACAAAGTCCTGTTTCCAataatatatttttcttttcttttttttcttttttccttgaatACTTCACTGTCTTCTTGTGGTTGTGCTTTCCTGGCATTTTGCCGCTGGTTTAGATTGGTGCCTCTCTGTGTCCAGTGATAGGTCACACTGACTTTCAACTGTTTGTTGTGATTTCTTGACGTTTCATTGTTGTCTGCAGATTTAGTTCGCTTCATGGACTGATCAGGAAATTCATCATGCTTTAGCATGTTGTGTGTTCATGCATGGGTGGCAAAAGTGGATTGGGTCTTAGAAATTGGATTTCTCAGAGTAGGCTGCGAGATTGGATTCCGTTTTGACTTTTGAAACCTGTTTCCGATGTTGAAGTTCCTGGTAGGGCGGTGTTAGAATGTTCGTCTGGTGTGTTCTTGCATGTCAAACTGCTTTATCTGAAACTGATTGTATTCACATATCGAAATTCTGTTATCTCTGCAACTGAAACAGAAGCATCCATGGAGTATGCCAGTTGGGTTCACCCTAGAAACTTCCAATCCACCTCGAATGCTGGTTTAAATTCATTTCACGCAACTCAAGCGAACCCTGAAATGAGGCTCACAAATATTCCCATGGTTCCAGGTGGACCGCCAGAAGCATCACAGAAtgttgggtttgagaatggaaccATTAAAATTAGAAGGCAGCAGCCTTTGATAAAGAGTTCTGATCGCATTGCCTCCAAGGCTTTAAGGCCAAAGCAAACAAAAAGAAAGACATCAGCAAGAAAGTGCACTAGTCCAAAATACGGGAAAAAGAATACGGTCATCATTGTCAATGGGACAGCAGTTGATTTTTCAGGTGTACCTACACCAGTATGCTCATGCACTGGCCTGCGTCGCCAATGCTACAGATGGGGCGCAGGTGGATGGCAATCGTCCTGTTGCACAACAAGCATATCTGAATATCCTCTGCCAATGAGTTCCTCGAGGCCAGGAGCACGTATGGCTGGAAGGAAAATGAGCAGCGGTGCATATATAAAACTGCTACAGAGACTTGCAGCTGAAGGTCATGACCTTTCTAATGCTGTTGACTTGAAGAATCATTGGGCGAGACACGGTACTAACAAGTTTGTTACGATCAGGTAGATATGAAGAGTTGGTGGTGCTGTCCTTCTCTTGCTTGCTTGTAGAACTCAGTTCTTTTCCTTTTAGATGTCCTTTATGCTGTATCTTTTATGAACGTTCAGTAGAGAGCTAATGCACTTTAAACCCATGAACTGATCCTAGTCTCTTACAATATTTAAGTTGTATGGCACTGGTCCGCCACTCTGGCACATGTGGTGGCGTATAATGATATGCCTTGTAcacgcatgtgggcttagcaaagctctaccTTTTTCTTGATATATTGCTATTTTTGTTATAGTTTGATATACTGACGTGTAGTTATGTTAATGTGCTTCTAGTATTATCTCCGAGGCTGAAACAGAAGCCTCCACCATGGAATTTGCCAGCTGGGTTCACCAGAAGAACTTCTTATCTGCCACAAAAGCTAGTACGAATTCATCACAGGCAACCCGAGTCAACCCTGAAATACATCTCACAGATATTTCAATGGTTCCAAGCACACAAGCAGATACATCACAGAACGGGGAGTTTGACAATAAAACAACTAAAATTAGAAGTCTGCAGCCATTTACAAAGCAACCCGATCGTCGAATTGCCTCCAAAGTTTTAAGGCCAAAGCAGTCAAAGAACTCTGTGCCTAAGATGAAGAAGAGAAAGGGCAGCTCTCAAGCTACTATGAAGCATGAGAACAATAATAATGACATTTTCATTAATGGGAGAGCATTGGATTTTTCAGGGGTACCAACGCCAGTATGCTCTTGTACTGGGATACGTCGCCAATGCTACAGATGGGGTACTGGAGGTTGGCAGTCATCCTGTTGCACCACAAGCATATCCGAATATCCTTTGCCGATGAGTTTGTCAAGGCCTGGTGCGCGCCTCGCTGGGAGGAAAATGAGCAACGGTGCATATGGGAAGCTTCTGCATAGACTTGCAGCTGAAGGTCATGACCTTTCTAAGGCAGTGGACTTGAAGAACCACTGGGCCAGGCATGGAACTAATAAGTTTGTGACAATCAGGTAAATATATTAATCGTCGTCTGTGCTTTCTTTCATTTGCTTGCTAGTAGAaatcttttgttttccttttagacAGTGTTTCGTGCTGTATCTTCAAGACATTTTGCAGACATTCCATAAAGATTTCTCATTTCTTCAATTATTTACCTCTGTTAGTGTGTACATTCTAAgcccacccacacacacttctTATTCTGAATCCCGTGATCTGGACTGTGGGTCGTCTGCTATCACAATTGCTATTTTACCAAACCAAAATTGTGGTTTTATGTTCCTAGTGCAGATTAACTGCTAATGTCAGCCAATATCAGAACACAGACTTTTACTTTGATTTATGCAACAGCAtgcatatataaatattataaatgCAGGACCTATAAAAATGATATTGATCATTTCATAATATGATTACAAAATCTCTTAGTATATAAAAATATACTGTATTTACCTAGTGTATGTATTGGACCAACCCACATGATCCTTCCCCTAGTGTACCACACATTGGAGGAAGTAGCATGCCACGTGCCCATTTCTGTACCACATGCCCAAGCAACTCACGATCCAGGGGTTGTCTTATGAATCCTTTtcaggaataaaaaataaaaaaccacagAACCTTCATTCTCTCCACATGCTGAGCGTGGGGTCCGGCAggcatgatttaaaaaattcGATGCCCACCATCAATTGCAACAATCAAGAGATGATCCCTATACGAGTCAGATGAGTCAGACATGAAGAATGCCTCTTGTTACAGTGATCTTGTTAAGAATATGCACACCCATCATGCTAGGACATGCTATTTTTTTGTGCTGACTGAGAAAAGTTTATCTACAGTCTCAAATAGCACTGTAAGCAGGGTTCCACAATTCAATGTGCATTGGCGCCCTCTTTATTAAATGCTCATTAGATGTTCTTCTATTATTCATGGGAGACTATTTGCACCCAAATTGAAATTGGGCTGATGAAAATCAATCAGGGTGTGTGTAGATATCAGTTtccctcatttgtatagttgtcaTTATGGTGGAGGTGCATGCGATTCATTGAGAATCTGTAGAAATAGCCCAGAAATTTCGATGTGAAAACTTGAAATAGCTGAAACTATTTCAGTGGATAGTGGTCGCAAAGTCCAAGAAATTTAGTTATCTCAAAATGAACATGCTCTTGACTTGCTTTAGAAATCCGTTTTACTAGCTGCAAAATCTCTAGGGTTTCTAGATGGAGCTTCTGATGGGTAGTTTGACCATTTACTACCTCTTTATTTATcttgatatatttttatttatagaGGTCTGAAGCCCTACCAGTTGGACTATAAGTTACGGTACACCCAAccaataacttccaacctatcatgtCTGTGcaacatccaaccgtccaataggTTGACCTTATCATGAGGATCAACTTGTGTGAGGGGGGGATGTCCCCTCATCACTACGCTTGCATtctgctatttatcaatggctagagattttttgtatggtgtggtccacctgatggtagGTAGGGCTGATTGTTGCAGCAAGCAATGCACTGGATCACatgcacttaataggttggaagttaccCGTGGGGTGGACTGTACCCTATGGTCCAGCTGGTTGGACTTCAGACCTTCTCATACTTATATTAGTCTTTATATACTAACACATTTAAATTAATGTGCCTTTTAGTATTATCTCTGAAGCTGTCAAAGAAGCATCCACCATGGATTTCACGGGTTGGGTTCACCAGAGAAACTTCCAATCTGCCACAAAAGCTGGGCCAAATTCATCGCAAGCATCTCAAGCGAATGCAGAAATGGGGATTGGTCATATTCCCATGCTTCCTGGTGTTCCGGGAAACATGACACAGAATGGAGAATTGGAGAATAAAATGGCGAAAATTACAAATCTGCAGCATTCTACAAAGAAGTCCAATCAGGTGGCCTCCAAGGTTTTGAGGCCGAAGCAATCGAAAAAGACGAAGAGAAAGGGCAGTTCTAAACAAGCAGCCCCAAAATGCGAGAAAAAGAGTACAGGCATCATTATCAATGGAACAACGTTAGATTTATCGGGCGCACCTGCGCCGGTATGTTCTTgtactggagtggcccaccaatgctACAGATGGGGTGATGGAGGATGGCAATCATCCTGTTGCACCACTAGCATATCTGAATATCCTCTCCCGTTGATCCCCTCAAAGTCAGGAGCACGCGTGGCTGGAAGGAAGATGAGCAATGGTGCGTATGTGAAACTTCTACAGAGACTTGCATCCGAAGGCCATGACCTTTCTCATTCTGTCGACTTGAAGAACCACTGGGCTCGGCATGGCACTAATAAGTTCGTTACAATCAGGTAGATATGAAAAGAGTTGGTAGTACCATCTTTTGTTTGCTTTAGATTACAACATTTTTCGCTCTAATTTAAGCATGTTTCTTGTTGTATCTTCATGACATGTCACAAGTGCTTGTAAAGATCTTTTTCCCTCGATCATTTACGTTCTGTAAAGAAGGTATATGGTCAAGGAGCTGCACTGGGATTATCTTACTAATTCTCTTACATTGGCTcatctgaaagtaattagaaatgGGGCGTGCTCCAGTGATACCGGTACCACGATAAGCTTACGATGGTAAGAGGCTGATGTGGGGCCCAGTGATGAGTTCAtggaatccaacccatccaacccgtccatgaGATGCATCACCTCAGAAAATCTCAAGAGCCCAAATATCAGTCTGGTCCAATACTCAGGCTAACAGAATATGGAACATATTGATTGGGAAGGCCTACCATTGATAAGCGTGGGGGTCCACTGCATTGTGTATTTATAATCAAGGCTGTTCAGATCCTTCTTACAGTCCAGATGATGGGTCAGGAAAATTTGTTGGCTGTTTTATGGCTCAAGTGGGCCCCTATGAAATGCATAAGTGGGAGTTCCCCCCTAGCTTGTTCCCTTTACTGTAGCCCACCTTTGGTTTGGATTGGGATGGTTTTTGGTACCTTTGAGTTTTCTGAAGTGACCCATCTGATAGACCGGTTGGATGATTTGAATACATGACATGGGCCCCTCATCTGCCTGGTACCACTGGAGCGCACCCCATTAGAAACTACTTGGCACCCAGCCGCACATGACCGTTTCTGTCATGCTATCATATAAAGCAGGTTTCGTTCTGGGGCTGCTATTTACGCCCCCCTCTGTTGATGGATACACCCACTGTATCTTCTTTTGGCATTACAGTTGTACAAAGCAGTACTGTTATCTTACCAAAAGCAGAAAAGAATGGATGCATTTATCAGTGAGCAGGTGCCAATATTGATTGCCCTTTGTTATTTTCAACGTGAACAATTTCTCTTGAATTGCTTGATAAACTGGCATTACTGGCTTCCAAACCTCGTGGATTTTCACTTGAATTGCTTGAGAAAACTAGCATCACTAGCTGCAAAACCTAGTGGATTTTCACTTGAATTGCTTGAGAACACTAGTGTTACTAGCTGCAAAACCTTGTGGGTTTTACATGGTGGAGTGTCTTGTGTTTATAAATGATCTCTGTTTATCTTGATATACCATTATTGACAAGGCCTCAagttcaacaggttggatgggtaacctattggaaggtttggatgtTACATGCACTCCTAGAAATATCTGACATGGGATCGGGAATTTTAATCGTCTACATCTTCCATTGTTTGGTGGCTATGGTGGTTGTGTgcctttttccttttgttttgggATTGCTTGGTCCTTCAATACCTCAATTGGAAGTATGATGGTGGAATGGTTGGGTGGACCTTTCAAGGCCCCTAAGGTTTCTTTGGATTTGgggcttcgtttttttttttttgggtggtctTGTGGGGTGTGTGGAATGGTGAAATGCCAGTTTATTAGAATGGTGTGGACAGTTAAGTACGTGAATTAttagtactatatatatatatatatatatatatagagagagagagagagagagagagagagagagagagagtcatgtgtgtacctttgcacacgtgtcatgggtgtctaatctgaatggtccatgtgatgcggaatcccatgaaaacccccgtgacaaattttcaccctgatttaaaattctggtgggccatagcaaagagaaatgcaaatcaagggaggaaactgttttcatttttcatagccccatcaaagttttagatcaaagaaAAACTTGGTCCCAAGGgatttcacgaggtgctgcttcacatgaacggttcagattttggattcacatcacatatgatgggttctcaaaaaagtttataTGCAGTATGTACGAACTGGATTTGTCACCATgctaggggtgtgtgtgtgtgtgtgtttgtgatatatatatatatatatatatatatatatatatatatatatataatgcaacaGCCTCTCAGAGAAGCTTAATGTGATAGGAAGCTAGTTTTCTTAGGGTGGAGAACTTTGAATATTAAAAGGGTATGAGAATAACCTGGGAGTATTCTGGAAATTGAAATATTTGACTGTTGTTTGTCCTGAGGTACGCTGCTCTCTTATTCATTGCATGTAACTTGCCTCATGCGACAAAGCTTATATTGAGCCTACCATGAGTAGGGTATGAAATCCATTCAATACATCCGAGCATTATTCCACTTTGTGTCTCCCTCCATAGCTATTGCACAAGCCATATCCCCTAGGGCCCATttgaataccac
Coding sequences:
- the LOC131247971 gene encoding uncharacterized protein LOC131247971 translates to MEYASWVHPRNFQSTSNAGLNSFHATQANPEMRLTNIPMVPGGPPEASQNVGFENGTIKIRRQQPLIKSSDRIASKALRPKQTKRKTSARKCTSPKYGKKNTVIIVNGTAVDFSGVPTPVCSCTGLRRQCYRWGAGGWQSSCCTTSISEYPLPMSSSRPGARMAGRKMSSGAYIKLLQRLAAEGHDLSNAVDLKNHWARHGTNKFVTISIISEAETEASTMEFASWVHQKNFLSATKASTNSSQATRVNPEIHLTDISMVPSTQADTSQNGEFDNKTTKIRSLQPFTKQPDRRIASKVLRPKQSKNSVPKMKKRKGSSQATMKHENNNNDIFINGRALDFSGVPTPVCSCTGIRRQCYRWGTGGWQSSCCTTSISEYPLPMSLSRPGARLAGRKMSNGAYGKLLHRLAAEGHDLSKAVDLKNHWARHGTNKFVTISIISEAVKEASTMDFTGWVHQRNFQSATKAGPNSSQASQANAEMGIGHIPMLPGVPGNMTQNGELENKMAKITNLQHSTKKSNQVASKVLRPKQSKKTKRKGSSKQAAPKCEKKSTGIIINGTTLDLSGAPAPVCSCTGVAHQCYRWGDGGWQSSCCTTSISEYPLPLIPSKSGARVAGRKMSNGAYVKLLQRLASEGHDLSHSVDLKNHWARHGTNKFVTIR